The following are encoded in a window of Thalassotalea insulae genomic DNA:
- a CDS encoding DUF808 domain-containing protein, whose translation MAGSSLLALIDDIATVLDDVAILSKVAAKKTAGVLGDDLALNAEQVAGVKAERELPVVWAVAKGSLLNKVILVPAALLLSAVYLPLITVLMIIGGLFLCFEGAEKIAEKFIHHDNSQAHQQKLRLLADPNVDLVALERQKIKGAIRTDFILSAEIVVIVLGSVKSAAFETQVMVLSSLAIAFTVGVYGFVAAIVKLDDLGLYLLRQSVSGRFNALQRASGRTLLISAPALMKLLAVVGTVAMFLVGGGLLVHNFSWLHHMAEVAVQSSHSLIGSFAQIAVPILFDALVGIIAGVLVLLLLNVIKRIKAQ comes from the coding sequence TTGGCAGGTTCGAGTTTATTAGCGCTAATTGATGATATTGCCACTGTGCTGGATGATGTTGCCATTTTGTCTAAAGTGGCGGCGAAGAAAACGGCGGGAGTGCTGGGTGATGATTTGGCGCTGAATGCCGAGCAGGTGGCTGGTGTAAAAGCTGAGCGTGAGTTACCTGTTGTATGGGCCGTGGCGAAAGGCTCATTGCTAAATAAAGTCATTTTAGTGCCAGCAGCGTTATTACTGAGTGCCGTTTATCTGCCTTTGATCACGGTATTAATGATCATTGGTGGCTTATTTTTGTGTTTTGAAGGCGCGGAAAAAATCGCAGAGAAGTTTATTCATCATGACAATAGCCAGGCACATCAACAAAAGCTTCGGCTGTTAGCAGATCCTAATGTCGATTTGGTCGCGCTGGAACGGCAAAAAATCAAAGGAGCGATCCGTACGGATTTTATTCTTTCTGCTGAAATTGTGGTGATAGTGCTTGGTTCTGTGAAATCAGCAGCCTTTGAAACCCAGGTCATGGTGCTCTCTAGTTTGGCTATCGCCTTTACTGTTGGCGTTTATGGCTTTGTTGCTGCCATTGTTAAATTAGACGATCTTGGACTTTATCTGTTGCGTCAATCTGTTTCGGGTCGTTTTAATGCTTTGCAACGAGCAAGTGGCCGAACGTTATTAATTTCTGCACCAGCATTAATGAAGCTGTTAGCCGTTGTCGGTACCGTCGCCATGTTTTTAGTCGGTGGTGGACTATTAGTTCATAACTTTAGCTGGTTGCATCATATGGCCGAAGTAGCGGTGCAATCTAGTCATAGTTTAATTGGTAGCTTTGCCCAAATTGCCGTGCCGATATTATTTGATGCTTTAGTAGGTATCATTGCTGGCGTTTTAGTATTACTGTTGTTGAATGTTATTAAGCGCATTAAAGCTCAGTAA
- a CDS encoding HDOD domain-containing protein: MSKTAREYAESAQQLCVLPDVYVRLKELLDNDTASLEDIAKLVSLEPALASNLLKIANSALFNFPRKIDSIDKALMILGLREVENLINTYGVTAAFSGLDPHIADMDRFWEISVDCALLTKFLAKKAGFGQNEGLFLSGLLHNIGELAIVHSEPKKVKFCEGYNTEETPWERQISAFGFTFSECSAELLALWNIPDSIIDPIRQYPNAYTEELDPKASLLFITTRLALINSHPGMYSKKTFLGQHLLEDLSLSSDDIEQALEFCNVEGMAIMSALNVI, from the coding sequence ATGAGTAAAACTGCAAGAGAATATGCTGAGAGCGCGCAGCAATTATGTGTACTTCCTGACGTTTATGTCAGACTCAAAGAATTACTTGATAATGATACGGCTAGCTTAGAAGATATCGCTAAGTTAGTTTCCCTAGAACCTGCATTAGCCTCTAATTTATTAAAAATAGCTAACAGTGCCTTGTTTAACTTTCCTAGAAAAATAGATTCGATTGATAAAGCGTTAATGATCTTAGGGCTTAGGGAAGTGGAAAACCTGATCAATACCTATGGCGTAACCGCAGCATTTTCAGGATTAGATCCGCATATTGCTGACATGGATAGATTTTGGGAGATCAGTGTTGATTGCGCGTTATTGACTAAGTTTTTGGCAAAAAAAGCGGGGTTCGGCCAGAACGAAGGGCTATTTTTATCTGGTTTGTTACATAACATTGGTGAATTAGCAATAGTGCATAGTGAACCGAAAAAAGTGAAGTTCTGTGAAGGCTATAATACAGAGGAAACACCGTGGGAAAGACAAATATCCGCGTTTGGTTTTACTTTTTCTGAATGCAGTGCCGAGCTGCTGGCGTTGTGGAATATCCCTGATTCTATTATTGATCCGATCCGTCAATACCCTAATGCCTATACTGAAGAATTAGATCCGAAAGCCTCGTTATTATTTATAACTACCCGGTTAGCTTTAATTAACTCGCATCCGGGGATGTATTCTAAAAAGACTTTTTTAGGGCAACATTTGTTAGAAGATTTATCGCTTAGTTCGGATGATATTGAACAGGCGTTGGAGTTTTGTAACGTCGAAGGTATGGCGATAATGTCAGCGCTCAACGTAATTTAA
- a CDS encoding M14 family metallopeptidase yields the protein MTQQQVYPIGVPGQKWGEQEKALWFERQQVKRSYQQEVVSKINALSDKFVLKQYGALSIDPARYPLLALHSKQLDPKKPTVLITGGVHGYETSGVQGALLFMQTQAQAYVNDFNIIACPCVSPWGYETINRWNPKAIDPNRSFYSDSPAEEAAAVMELIHSLALTIDVHFDLHETTDSDNSEFRPALAARDATVHDNWNIPDGFYLVANSVKPQDDFQTAIIKSVEQVTHIAPADEQGRLIGEPVVQPGVINYAARQLGLCMGFSDAEYVTTTEVYPDSPKVDDENCNLAQVAVITGGLDYLLAQRNKL from the coding sequence ATGACTCAGCAACAAGTGTATCCAATCGGTGTTCCAGGTCAGAAATGGGGCGAGCAAGAAAAAGCATTATGGTTTGAACGTCAACAGGTAAAACGCTCATATCAACAAGAAGTTGTCAGTAAAATTAATGCCTTATCGGACAAATTTGTGCTTAAGCAGTATGGTGCTTTGTCAATTGATCCAGCTCGTTATCCGTTATTGGCGTTACATAGTAAGCAACTGGACCCGAAAAAACCAACGGTACTAATTACCGGTGGTGTTCACGGCTATGAAACTAGCGGCGTGCAAGGGGCTTTGTTGTTTATGCAAACACAGGCCCAAGCCTATGTTAATGATTTTAATATTATTGCTTGTCCTTGTGTCAGCCCATGGGGTTATGAAACCATCAATCGTTGGAATCCCAAAGCGATTGACCCTAATCGTTCATTCTATTCAGACAGTCCGGCGGAAGAGGCCGCAGCGGTGATGGAGCTTATTCACTCACTAGCGCTAACAATTGATGTCCACTTTGACCTGCATGAAACCACAGATAGTGATAACAGTGAATTTAGACCAGCACTCGCTGCTCGTGATGCAACCGTACATGACAATTGGAATATCCCTGACGGTTTTTATTTAGTCGCAAACAGTGTTAAACCTCAGGATGATTTTCAAACGGCGATCATTAAATCGGTTGAGCAAGTGACTCATATTGCGCCAGCTGATGAACAAGGGCGATTAATTGGTGAGCCGGTTGTGCAACCGGGAGTGATAAATTATGCTGCACGCCAATTAGGGCTCTGTATGGGCTTTAGCGATGCTGAATATGTAACGACAACCGAAGTGTACCCAGATAGTCCTAAAGTCGATGATGAAAACTGTAATTTAGCACAAGTTGCTGTGATCACCGGTGGGCTTGATTATTTATTAGCGCAGCGAAATAAACTTTAG
- a CDS encoding DUF3545 family protein — protein MASKEIFDQYFQDDTEYLEQKSMTKSKTRKRKWREIESIKEQRRLRRELAQYDLYSY, from the coding sequence ATGGCTAGCAAAGAAATATTTGACCAATACTTTCAGGATGACACAGAGTACCTTGAGCAAAAAAGTATGACTAAGAGTAAAACTCGTAAACGTAAGTGGCGGGAAATCGAATCGATTAAAGAGCAGCGCCGATTACGCAGAGAGCTTGCTCAGTACGATTTATATTCTTATTAA
- a CDS encoding ketoacyl-ACP synthase III → MFAAITGWGKCLPPAILSNDDLATFLETNDEWISTRTGMKERRISHVNVSELAYVACERALAAAGKTAQDVDLIVFGSTTFDELCPNAASNVQRLLGADNAACMDVNTACTSGMYSLTTATAMIKSGVVKSALVIGAEVISPIMDWQNRDVAVLFGDGAAALYLEASSEPAGVLAESLGCFGESREILAVQGWGMKYANQQRVLGQASWAFLGQEIFKKAVAGMAQGSLKTLDKLNFSAQDIDLIVPHQANLRIIDSLAKKLNLPKEKVFINIEKYGNMSAATALVAFVEAIEQGRVSAHNHILLPAFGGGLTWSAHLVKFGDRTQAIAQANVELPECNKTGLMLVNDIIACKKRA, encoded by the coding sequence ATGTTTGCAGCAATTACCGGTTGGGGAAAATGTTTACCTCCAGCGATATTATCCAATGATGATTTAGCGACATTTTTAGAGACAAATGATGAGTGGATCTCCACTCGTACCGGAATGAAAGAGCGGCGTATTTCCCATGTTAATGTGAGTGAATTAGCGTATGTTGCCTGTGAGCGTGCGTTAGCTGCTGCAGGAAAAACCGCGCAAGATGTTGATCTGATTGTTTTTGGCAGCACCACTTTTGATGAACTATGTCCGAATGCCGCTTCTAATGTGCAGCGGCTATTGGGGGCAGATAATGCTGCCTGTATGGACGTTAACACGGCTTGTACCAGTGGCATGTACAGTTTAACGACAGCGACGGCGATGATTAAAAGTGGTGTGGTGAAATCTGCCTTAGTGATAGGAGCCGAAGTGATCTCGCCGATTATGGATTGGCAAAATCGCGATGTCGCTGTGTTATTTGGTGATGGCGCAGCAGCGTTATATCTAGAGGCATCATCAGAGCCAGCAGGCGTATTGGCGGAATCTTTAGGTTGTTTTGGTGAGTCACGTGAAATTCTGGCGGTTCAAGGCTGGGGCATGAAGTATGCGAATCAGCAGCGGGTGTTAGGTCAGGCGAGCTGGGCATTTTTAGGTCAGGAAATTTTTAAAAAAGCGGTTGCGGGTATGGCTCAAGGTAGCTTGAAAACCTTGGATAAACTGAATTTTTCAGCGCAAGACATCGACCTGATTGTACCGCATCAGGCTAATTTACGTATTATTGATTCATTGGCGAAAAAGCTAAATTTGCCCAAGGAAAAGGTATTTATCAATATTGAAAAATACGGCAATATGTCGGCGGCAACGGCATTGGTCGCATTTGTTGAAGCAATTGAACAGGGACGGGTCAGTGCTCATAACCATATTTTATTACCAGCTTTTGGTGGCGGATTAACCTGGAGTGCTCACTTAGTGAAATTTGGTGATAGAACGCAAGCAATTGCTCAAGCGAATGTCGAACTGCCTGAATGCAATAAAACCGGGTTAATGCTGGTTAATGACATTATTGCTTGTAAGAAGCGAGCCTAA
- a CDS encoding GntR family transcriptional regulator, whose amino-acid sequence MEVTIDIDDPMPLFTQLVEQIKQAVLEEQLAPGDPLPSIRQLANDLEINSKTVAKAYRLLERDSIIQAKGYRGTFVHPEAKQHCDFDLNLWLTEQLTEVITLVKAKGATDSEIRIAFNQVMNNYKN is encoded by the coding sequence ATGGAAGTAACAATTGATATTGACGATCCGATGCCGCTGTTTACTCAGTTAGTAGAGCAGATCAAACAAGCAGTGTTAGAGGAGCAGTTAGCACCGGGAGATCCTTTGCCATCTATCAGGCAACTGGCAAATGATTTGGAAATTAACAGTAAAACAGTGGCAAAAGCTTATCGTCTGCTGGAAAGAGATTCGATTATTCAAGCAAAAGGCTATCGGGGCACTTTTGTTCACCCAGAGGCGAAACAGCATTGTGATTTTGATTTAAACCTTTGGTTAACGGAACAGTTAACTGAGGTCATTACTTTGGTCAAAGCCAAGGGCGCGACTGATTCAGAGATCAGAATAGCATTTAACCAAGTAATGAATAACTATAAAAATTAA
- a CDS encoding TetR/AcrR family transcriptional regulator → MAWHKQHKTQTKDRILTSAAELFTRYGFENVSINQVMTKAQLTRGAFYAHFDSKSDLHAQALVKAAMLAKEQNTSLSPQCLTTVMQNYLSKAHRDQQIQHLCPLAFLAADINQQDPQVKTTYTQIFKGFIDNTNQFTQDEQTALQTSILMIGGLALANALNDTNLSDSVLNACQKAIIKLTEL, encoded by the coding sequence ATGGCATGGCATAAGCAACACAAAACACAAACAAAAGATCGCATACTAACCAGCGCTGCTGAACTGTTTACTCGCTATGGCTTTGAAAATGTTTCCATTAATCAAGTTATGACAAAAGCTCAACTGACCCGAGGCGCTTTTTATGCCCATTTTGATTCAAAAAGTGATTTGCATGCACAAGCGCTGGTAAAGGCAGCAATGTTAGCAAAAGAACAGAATACCAGCTTGTCACCACAGTGTTTAACAACCGTCATGCAAAATTACTTAAGTAAGGCTCATAGAGATCAGCAGATACAACACTTATGTCCGTTAGCTTTCTTAGCGGCTGATATCAATCAACAAGACCCCCAAGTTAAAACAACTTACACTCAGATATTCAAAGGGTTTATTGACAATACCAACCAATTCACGCAAGACGAACAAACCGCATTGCAAACATCGATATTAATGATCGGTGGTCTAGCGTTAGCTAACGCATTAAATGATACAAATTTAAGTGATAGCGTACTCAATGCCTGCCAAAAGGCCATCATCAAGCTTACTGAGCTTTAA
- a CDS encoding glutathione S-transferase family protein, with translation MMNTIGVNQAKVQIYGPGFSSFVRTLLLLCEEHQIDYSLGFELDDQAIEFKSEQYLALHPYGKLPILKHNELVLAETASIGRYLLSTFVPDYPQRYSIVQQAKIDSFCAIASIYLDKAIIRDYVLEFAFPKGESGEVRLDVVKAAQPQVLYALKVIENELINGECLNSDFFGLADALLAPMLHYLSGLPEGFSLLDKVPEVEKYFQQLMIRASCQKVLTIKS, from the coding sequence ATGATGAATACAATTGGTGTTAATCAAGCAAAAGTACAAATTTATGGGCCGGGTTTTTCTAGTTTTGTCAGAACGCTGTTGTTGCTTTGTGAGGAGCATCAGATTGACTATAGTCTTGGATTTGAGCTGGATGATCAAGCGATAGAATTTAAAAGCGAACAATACTTAGCCTTACATCCTTATGGAAAGTTACCGATATTAAAACACAATGAGCTGGTTTTAGCTGAAACGGCAAGCATAGGTCGCTATTTACTGTCGACTTTCGTTCCTGACTATCCACAACGTTACTCAATTGTGCAGCAAGCCAAAATTGATAGCTTTTGCGCGATTGCCAGTATTTACCTCGATAAGGCAATTATACGAGATTATGTGTTGGAGTTTGCCTTTCCTAAAGGGGAAAGTGGCGAAGTGCGTTTAGATGTGGTTAAAGCCGCCCAACCTCAGGTGCTATATGCATTAAAAGTTATTGAAAATGAGCTCATTAACGGAGAATGTTTAAATAGTGATTTCTTTGGTTTGGCTGATGCGCTACTTGCCCCTATGTTGCATTATTTATCTGGTTTACCAGAGGGCTTTAGCTTGTTAGATAAGGTGCCTGAGGTGGAAAAATATTTTCAACAGTTAATGATTCGTGCGAGTTGTCAAAAGGTGTTAACCATTAAGTCGTGA
- a CDS encoding histone deacetylase family protein has protein sequence MTVGVISHYRCSEHNMGEFHPESPARLDAIQDQLIRSGLEYVVRQIDATPLERKYLSLAHSEDYIQYIFDNAPNDGLFQLDSDTAMNSKSLSAALYSAGAAKDAVDKVMSEELSAAYCLTRPPGHHAERDKAMGFCIFNNIAIASEYAKKHYGLTRVAIIDFDVHHGNGTENIIKDKNGTLFCSSYQYPFYPFDVQESDQPPIINTPLAATTKGAEYRQIIAEKWLPQLHQFQPQMIFISAGFDAHIEDEMSQVSLTEDDYRWITDEIKIIADKYAQGRIVSVLEGGYALGALGRCSVAHINGLIGN, from the coding sequence ATGACCGTAGGTGTGATCAGTCATTATCGCTGTAGTGAACATAACATGGGCGAATTTCACCCGGAATCCCCTGCTCGACTAGATGCTATACAAGACCAGTTAATCCGTAGCGGTCTGGAATATGTTGTCAGACAAATCGACGCCACGCCATTAGAGCGAAAGTACTTATCGTTAGCCCATAGTGAAGACTATATTCAATATATTTTTGATAATGCCCCAAACGATGGTCTGTTTCAGTTAGACAGTGATACTGCAATGAACAGTAAAAGCTTAAGCGCAGCGCTTTATTCCGCTGGTGCAGCGAAAGATGCGGTTGATAAAGTGATGTCAGAAGAGTTATCCGCGGCTTATTGCTTAACCCGTCCTCCCGGTCATCACGCAGAACGCGATAAAGCCATGGGCTTTTGTATTTTTAATAATATCGCCATCGCATCGGAATATGCTAAAAAGCACTATGGCCTAACTCGGGTTGCTATTATCGATTTTGATGTTCACCATGGCAATGGCACCGAAAATATTATTAAAGATAAAAACGGTACCTTGTTTTGCTCATCGTATCAGTACCCGTTTTACCCGTTTGATGTGCAGGAAAGTGATCAGCCACCAATCATTAATACTCCGTTAGCGGCAACGACTAAAGGCGCTGAGTATCGCCAGATAATCGCAGAAAAATGGCTCCCGCAGTTGCATCAGTTTCAGCCTCAAATGATTTTTATCTCCGCAGGATTCGATGCTCATATCGAAGACGAAATGTCCCAGGTGAGCTTAACAGAAGACGATTATCGCTGGATAACCGATGAAATTAAAATCATTGCCGATAAATATGCGCAAGGCCGTATTGTCTCAGTACTCGAAGGGGGATACGCCCTGGGCGCACTTGGACGTTGTTCGGTTGCCCATATTAACGGCTTAATCGGCAATTAG
- the efpL gene encoding elongation factor P-like protein EfpL — MPKASEIKKNAAIEHNGRVMIVKDIERSVPQGRAGGSLYRMRMYDVVTGGKVDETFKDVEMLNLADLVRRAAMFSYIDGDEYVFMDNEDYTPYNLNKDNIADEVLFINEETQGLHVVIVDGAPVAIDLPASVELEVIETDPSIKGASATSRTKPATLSTGVIIQVPEHISTGDKVKVNTEEKKFMGRADK, encoded by the coding sequence ATGCCAAAGGCGAGTGAAATAAAGAAGAATGCAGCGATTGAACATAATGGTCGCGTAATGATAGTGAAAGATATTGAGCGTTCGGTGCCACAAGGCCGAGCGGGCGGTAGTTTATATCGTATGCGGATGTACGATGTGGTCACTGGCGGTAAAGTTGATGAAACCTTTAAAGACGTTGAAATGCTAAATCTGGCGGATTTAGTACGTCGTGCCGCGATGTTTTCATATATTGATGGTGATGAATATGTCTTTATGGATAATGAAGATTACACCCCGTATAACCTCAATAAAGATAATATTGCCGATGAAGTGTTGTTTATCAATGAAGAAACACAAGGTTTACATGTTGTCATTGTTGATGGTGCGCCGGTCGCGATTGATTTACCAGCCAGTGTAGAGCTGGAAGTGATAGAAACTGACCCGTCAATTAAAGGGGCTTCGGCAACGTCACGCACTAAGCCTGCAACACTTTCAACAGGCGTGATCATTCAGGTACCTGAGCATATTTCAACCGGTGATAAAGTGAAAGTTAATACCGAAGAAAAGAAATTTATGGGACGCGCGGATAAATAG
- a CDS encoding dodecin codes for MSDHHTYKKIEMVGSSKNSIEDAIHNALAECNKSVRNMDWFEVIETRGHIVDGKVGHFQVTLKIGFRLDNS; via the coding sequence ATGTCAGATCATCACACTTATAAAAAAATAGAAATGGTAGGTTCGTCGAAAAATAGTATCGAAGATGCCATTCACAATGCATTGGCAGAATGTAATAAAAGCGTGCGTAATATGGACTGGTTTGAAGTCATCGAAACTCGTGGCCATATTGTTGACGGCAAAGTTGGTCATTTTCAAGTAACACTAAAAATCGGTTTTAGACTGGACAATAGTTAG
- a CDS encoding bifunctional acetyl-CoA hydrolase/transferase family protein/GNAT family N-acetyltransferase, which produces MSLTDRDGTPVHWNDYLKSGNRIFIGSNAAVPNALIQDLIDNSSQLHDIETVHILTFSDNVWAEPRHKELFKVNSLFIGGKNVREAVAAGRADYTPCFISEIPTLFRENILPLDAALIMVSPPDKYGYCSLGVSVDVVASAVKSAKYVIAQINPNMPSTNGHSFVHVNQIHAWLKQSQALPEIPEPELDPVSERIGQYAALLVEDGATIQIGIGKIPAAVLRYLAHHKDLGIHSEMISDGIIDLMHSGVINNRRKTFHKGKTVVSFCIGTQRLYDFVDKNQHVEFYPSEHINSPVNIAKNDNMVSINSAIEVDLTGQVVSDSIGYQFYSGIGGQVDFIRGAWLSKGGKPVIALPSTTKDGKISRIVAHITEGGGVVTSRGHVAYVVTEYGVANLIGKSIRERALELIRIAHPKFREQLLTDVRKNYWVPEYQDNTPTSVPELGTIELKTYTFKGDPFILRPLGPADERKLQEFFYSHTKETLIMRYNHHATQMTREKSCNLVSVNQHKDLALCFTQRDHLGEVIQAVGRYYFIEATNCAEVAFVIRETQRSKGMATTLLLQIIKIARKRNLSKLIACVRRDNAPMLKVFENAGFIRGYSDDFDEVSLSLTLTKQ; this is translated from the coding sequence ATGTCACTCACAGATAGAGATGGTACCCCCGTTCACTGGAACGATTATTTAAAATCTGGAAATCGTATTTTTATCGGTTCAAATGCTGCAGTCCCTAATGCCTTGATACAGGATTTAATCGACAACAGCAGCCAATTACACGATATTGAGACTGTCCATATCTTAACGTTTTCCGATAATGTTTGGGCAGAGCCGCGCCATAAAGAATTATTTAAGGTTAACTCCTTATTTATCGGTGGCAAAAACGTGCGAGAAGCCGTTGCGGCAGGGAGAGCAGACTATACACCATGTTTTATCTCTGAAATTCCAACACTGTTTAGAGAAAATATTTTGCCACTCGATGCTGCGCTGATCATGGTCAGTCCTCCAGATAAATACGGTTATTGTTCTCTAGGAGTCAGTGTTGATGTTGTCGCCTCGGCAGTTAAATCTGCTAAATATGTCATCGCTCAAATTAACCCTAACATGCCAAGTACAAATGGCCATAGCTTTGTCCATGTCAATCAAATCCACGCTTGGCTTAAACAAAGCCAAGCTTTACCAGAAATTCCAGAGCCTGAGCTAGATCCAGTTTCCGAGCGCATTGGTCAATACGCTGCCCTGTTGGTCGAAGATGGAGCCACCATTCAAATCGGTATAGGTAAGATTCCGGCAGCAGTATTGCGGTATCTCGCTCACCATAAAGATCTTGGTATTCACAGTGAAATGATCTCTGACGGCATTATCGATTTAATGCACAGTGGAGTGATCAATAACCGTCGTAAAACCTTTCATAAAGGTAAAACTGTGGTTTCTTTTTGCATTGGCACTCAAAGACTCTATGATTTTGTTGATAAAAATCAACATGTTGAATTTTATCCCTCAGAGCATATTAACTCACCGGTAAATATTGCGAAAAACGATAACATGGTATCAATCAACAGCGCGATAGAGGTCGACTTAACCGGGCAAGTAGTGTCAGATTCTATCGGTTATCAATTTTATAGCGGTATCGGCGGCCAGGTTGATTTTATTCGTGGTGCCTGGCTGAGCAAAGGTGGTAAACCTGTAATTGCCTTGCCATCAACCACCAAAGACGGCAAGATTTCTCGAATTGTTGCTCATATTACTGAAGGGGGTGGCGTCGTGACTTCTCGTGGTCATGTTGCCTATGTGGTCACTGAGTACGGTGTTGCTAACCTGATAGGAAAAAGTATTCGCGAACGTGCGTTAGAGCTGATCCGCATCGCCCACCCTAAATTTCGCGAACAATTATTAACAGATGTGCGAAAAAATTACTGGGTGCCTGAGTATCAGGATAATACCCCAACCTCAGTGCCTGAACTTGGCACGATTGAGCTAAAAACATACACCTTTAAAGGCGACCCCTTTATTTTACGTCCTCTTGGCCCAGCTGATGAACGCAAATTACAAGAATTCTTTTACTCCCATACGAAAGAAACGTTGATCATGCGCTACAACCATCACGCGACTCAAATGACCCGGGAAAAGTCCTGTAATTTAGTCAGTGTTAATCAACATAAAGATCTTGCCTTATGTTTCACTCAACGCGATCATTTAGGCGAAGTAATACAGGCGGTCGGCCGCTATTATTTTATTGAAGCAACCAATTGTGCGGAAGTTGCATTTGTCATCAGGGAAACACAGCGCAGTAAAGGCATGGCAACCACACTGTTATTACAGATAATCAAAATTGCCCGTAAACGCAATTTAAGCAAACTCATTGCCTGTGTCAGGCGTGATAATGCCCCGATGTTAAAAGTTTTTGAAAATGCAGGCTTTATTCGCGGTTACTCTGACGACTTTGACGAAGTCTCGTTAAGCCTGACATTAACAAAGCAATAA